A window of the Gossypium arboreum isolate Shixiya-1 chromosome 2, ASM2569848v2, whole genome shotgun sequence genome harbors these coding sequences:
- the LOC108466273 gene encoding uncharacterized protein LOC108466273 — protein sequence MVLDSPYTIKMVVGPSCLKTLHPLQAFSLKSPSSTLGSMKIKTLIHTLVYAQFCRLIRAFSKAKSTFILICKQSKPIQYLISNSKTTRKNYKHKKLFFGSFRLHYNWCSSHVTPVPAPVLEATHSTWNSVVSTDQQCDEDTVESELSGYLQWLEEKKGNGNSTVEIDINEIDKLAEMFIANCHEKFRLEKQESYRRFQEMLARSM from the coding sequence ATGGTTCTGGATTCCCCTTATACAATAAAAATGGTGGTTGGTCCTTCTTGCCTAAAAACCTTGCACCCCCTTCAAGCCTTTTCATTGAAATCACCATCTTCAACCTTAGGCTCCATGAAAATCAAAACTCTAATTCACACCCTTGTCTATGCTCAGTTTTGTCGTCTAATTCGAGCATTTTCCAAAGCAAAATCTACTTTCATTCTAATTTGTAAACAAAGCAAGCCTATTCAATATTTGATTTCCAACTCAAAGACCACAAGAAAGAATTACAAGCACAAGAAACTTTTCTTTGGTTCATTCAGGCTACACTATAATTGGTGCTCTTCTCATGTAACACCAGTTCCAGCTCCAGTTCTAGAAGCAACTCATTCAACCTGGAATTCAGTGGTTTCAACTGATCAGCAATGTGATGAGGACACTGTGGAGTCTGAGCTTTCAGGTTACCTTCAATGGCTAGAAGAAAAGAAGGGTAATGGTAATTCTACTGTTGAGATAGATATCAATGAGATTGATAAGCTAGCAGAAATGTTTATAGCTAATTGCCATGAAAAGTTCAGGTTGGAGAAGCAAGAGTCTTATAGGAGATTCCAGGAAATGTTGGCTAGAAGCATGTGA
- the LOC108460633 gene encoding magnesium-protoporphyrin IX monomethyl ester [oxidative] cyclase, chloroplastic: MATEMALVKPISKFSTSSPIFSNSRYGKFTTVRMSSTSQSTTKAAAKGGKKAAKTAIKETLLTPRFYTTDFDEMEALFNTEINKNLNQSEFEALLQEFKTDYNQTHFVRNKEFKEAADKIDGPLRQIFVEFLERSCTAEFSGFLLYKELGRRLKKTNPVVAEIFSLMSRDEARHAGFLNKGLSDFNLALDLGFLTKARKYTFFKPKFIFYATYLSEKIGYWRYITIYRHLKENPEYQCYPIFKYFENWCQDENRHGDFFSALLKAQPQFLNDWKAKLWSRFFCLSVYVTMYLNDCQRTAFYEGIGLDTKEFDMHVIIETNRTTARIFPAVLDVENPEFKRRLDKMVEINEQLLAVGETSDIPLVKNLKRIPLIAALASELLATYLMPPIESGSVDFAEFEPQLVY, translated from the exons atggcAACGGAGATGGCCCTTGTGAAGCCTATCTCCAAATTCAGTACAAGCAGTCCAATTTTTAGCAACTCCCGATATGGGAAGTTCACCACCGTCAGAATGTCATCTACTTCCCAGTCAACAACAAAGGCCGCCGCGAAGGGTGGCAAGAAAGCTGCCAAAACCGCCATCAAAGAGACCCTTTTGACACCAAGGTTTTACACAACCGACTTTGATGAAATGGAGGCGCTTTTCAACACTGAGATTAACAAGAACCTTAACCAGTCCGAATTTGAGGCACTGCTGCAAGAGTTCAAGACTGATTACAATCAGACTCACTTTGTAAGGAACAAGGAGTTCAAAGAAGCTGCTGATAAGATTGATGGTCCTTTGAGACAAATCTTCGTTGAGTTCTTGGAGAGGTCTTGTACTGCTGAGTTCTCTGGTTTTCTCCTCTACAAAGAACTTGGAAGGAGGCTCAAG AAAACCAATCCAGTTGTGGCTGAGATTTTCTCTCTTATGTCAAGGGATGAAGCCAGGCATGCCGG GTTTCTGAACAAGGGTTTATCCGATTTCAATTTGGCATTAGACCTTGGCTTCTTGACAAAAGCTAGGAAGTACACTTTTTTCAAGCCAAAGTTCATTTTCTATGCCACTTATTTATCTGAGAAAATTGGGTACTGGAGATACATTACAATCTACAGGCATCTCAAAGAAAACCCAGAGTACCAATGTTATCCTATTTTCAAGTATTTTGAGAACTGGTGCCAGGATGAAAACCGTCACGGTGATTTCTTCTCTGCATTGCTCAAGGCACAGCCTCAATTCCTTAATGATTGGAAGGCTAAGCTATGGTCTAGATTTTTCTGCCTCTCG GTGTATGTTACTATGTACCTCAACGACTGTCAGCGCACTGCTTTCTATGAGGGCATTGGACTCGACACCAAAGAATTTGACATGCATGTCATCATTGAG ACAAACCGCACAACAGCCAGGATTTTCCCTGCTGTGCTGGATGTGGAGAATCCAGAGTTCAAGAGAAGGTTGGACAAAATGGTTGAGATCAATGAACAGTTGCTTGCTGTTGGGGAGACCTCTGATATTCCATTGGTGAAGAACTTGAAGAGGATTCCATTAATTGCAGCATTGGCTTCAGAGCTCCTAGCTACGTATCTGATGCCGCCGATCGAATCTGGATCTGTTGATTTTGCTGAATTTGAACCACAACTTGTGTACTAG